A region of Antedon mediterranea chromosome 8, ecAntMedi1.1, whole genome shotgun sequence DNA encodes the following proteins:
- the LOC140056730 gene encoding uncharacterized protein NKAPD1-like: MDSNGKITVRYLDRKFVKNVIRHTDVHNRRQEQDEMWRARKSELKETSRKRKHSSSHSRSRQKKELNDDYHRLANNVKREITKCNPLNSDRWSHNGFLELYPEDEECEEEKKITKSKHKRIKKKKSKKKRQQSDSSDSTITTDSSSNEGQTSEEERKKHKRSRKHRKKRKKKHKKAEK, encoded by the exons atGGACTCG AATGGTAAAATCACAGTACGATATCTAGACAgaaaatttgtcaaaaatgtAATTCGTCACACAGATGTTCACAATCGCAGGCAGGAGCAGGATGAGATGTGGCGAGCGAGAAAATCTGAACTGAAGGAAACAAGTAGAAAGCGTAAGCACAGTTCAAG TCATTCAAGATCAAGACAAAAGAAGGAATTAAACGATGATTACCATCGTCTTGCAAACAATGTGAAGAGAGAGATTACCAAATGTAATCCATTAAATTCTGACAG ATGGTCTCACAATGGGTTTCTCGAACTTTATCCAGAGGACGAGGAATGCGAAGAAGAGAAAAAGATAACAAAATCTAAACACAAGCG aataaaaaagaaaaagtctAAAAAGAAACGCCAACAAAGTGATAGCTCAGATAGTACAATAACAACAGATTCAAGTTCAAATGAAGGTCAAACCTCTGAAGAGGAAAGAAAGAAACATAAAAGGAGTAGAAAACacagaaagaaaagaaagaaaaaacataaaaaggCAGAGAAATGa
- the LOC140056968 gene encoding leucine-rich repeat-containing protein 58-like translates to MMDMGNQHLFVDLSQRGLDVFTGDGSQDRIVNKADVKGLNISRNLLTFLPYNLAQFSGLVELDISNNQVAIISEEIVQLQCLKTFTAKNNLIDQSSLPKNFGECPVLEVLNLSGNSFVDFPIQLTELQNLKFLYIGGNFITDIPREIGNFRRLELLYLGGNRLKTLPVEIGALSNLQTLALSDNKLQDLPAELTKLTSLQSLSLHNNLLTTLPTQIITLSNLCELSLRGNPLVVRFIRDFAWQPPTLLELAARCVKNQHLSYSLTDLPANLYHYLNHAKKCVNPNCKGVYFNSRVENIKFVDFCGKYRLPLMQYLCSPQCRTSTHSSSSSESESEDEDSRLKRVLLG, encoded by the exons atgatGGATATGGGAAATCAACATCTCTTTGTCGATCTGTCCCAACGGGGATTGGACGTTTTCACAGGCGACGGAAGCCAGGATCGTATAGTCAACAAGGCTGATGTGAAGGGCCTAAACATAAGTCGAAATTTACTAACATTTCTACCGTATAATCTCGCGCAGTTTTCTGGTTTAGTTGAACTGGACATTAGCAATAATCAAGTGGCGATAATTTCAGAAGAAATAGTGCAATTACAATGTTTGAAAACATTCACAGCAAAAAACAATCTTATTGATCAATCATCTTTACCAAAGAATTTCGGCGAATGCCCAGTGTTAGAAGTCCTTAATTTAAGTGGAAATAGTTTTGTAGATTTTCCTATTCAATTAACAgaattacaaaatttaaaatttttgtaTATTGGAGGTAATTTTATCACTGACATCCCACGAGAAATTGGTAATTTCAGAAG gttGGAACTATTGTACCTTGGAGGTAATCGCCTCAAAACGTTGCCTGTAGAAATTGGTGCACTGAGCAATCTACAAACCTTAGCACTTAGTGATAACAAGTTACAAGACTTACCTGCTGAACTAACCAAACTTACCAGTTTACAATCTCTCAGTCTTCACAATAACCTGCTGACAACGCTTCCAACACAAATTATCACGTTGAGTAACCTGTGCGAGTTAAGTCTACGAGGAAATCCTTTGGTCGTTCGGTTTATTCGCGATTTTGCTTGGCAGCCGCCGACGCTTTTGGAACTGGCAGCCCGTTGTGTAAAGAATCAGCATTTAAGTTATTCTTTGACCGATTTGCCTGCTAATTTATATCACTATCTAAATCATGCTAAGAAATGTGTTAATCCTAATTGCAAAG GAGTTTATTTCAATTCGAGAGTGGAGAACATAAAGTTTGTTGACTTCTGTGGTAAATATCGTCTTCCTCTGATGCAGTATCTGTGCTCACCTCAATGTCGCACTTCTACTCATTCTTCAAGCAGTTCTGAATCGGAATCTGAAGACGAAGACAGCCGACTAAAGAGGGTCCTACTTGgttaa
- the LOC140057423 gene encoding PIH1 domain-containing protein 2-like, with product MASSSSNEGSDELMKQAQHIWSMLDELADSDPEAYKKFIEKNVAESKDQEAPAAPCMCIQTTILSEKQCELFINICSWSRVPGPKTDHDPIPVIAGKMKELIEGTKKHKVIPIAFNTEVLKECFEAADTTRMLLNLSLDYVTDQFKLKLDRNYTKLKDSNFKGDPLTLATSFINKRFKDTESRPADTQHKGDSLIGNLGSIFKGEGVQFNNSRQAHEITLNSSVIKEPINGGKLIEEISITRAAPEYSLEVVSDTKGRHVDIRISLPNVNSVRQCELDISSDDVSLIVEDLYKLQLALPEAVSEDDTSAKFIKKSSTLNIKIPTKLQEIKQ from the exons ATGGCCAGCAGTAGCAGCAATGAGGGCAGTGATGAATTAATGAAACAAGCCCAGCACATCTGGTCAATGCTGGATGAACTAGCAGATTCGGACCCAGAGGCTTATAAAAAATTCATAGAGAAAAACGTAGCAGAGAGCAAAGACCAGGAGGCACCAGCAGCTCCTTGCATGTGTATCCAGACAACAATTTTG AGTGAAAAACAATGtgaattgtttattaatatctGCAGTTGGAGTCGAGTTCCAGGGCCTAAAACAGACCATGATCCTATACCAGTCATTGCAGGAAAAATGAAAGAACTGATTGAAGGGACAA AAAAACATAAAGTGATTCCAATAGCATTCAATACAGAGGTTTTAAAGGAATGCTTTGAAGCTGCTGACACCACTAGAATGCTGTTGAATCTTTCGCTTGACTATGTCACAGACCAGTTTAAACTTAAACTTGACAGAAACTACACCAAGTTAAAAGACTCAAATTTCAAAGGTGATCCCTTAACACTTGCGACAAGTTTTATCAACAAGAGATTTAAAGACACTGAATCAAGACCTGCAGACACACAACACAAGGGAGATTCTTTAATCGGAAACTTAGGGAGCATTTTCAAAGGAGAGGGTGTACAGTTTAATAATAGCAGACAGGCACATGAGATAACTCTGAATTCATCTGTAATAAAAGAACCAATTAATGGAGGAAAATTGATTGAAGAAATTAGCATTACTAGAGCAGCACCAGAGTATTCCCTAGAAGTAGTTAGTGATACCAAAGGACGTCATGTTGACATTAGGATTTCGTTACCGAACGTGAACTCGGTTCGACAATGCGAGTTAGATATTTCTTCA GACGACGTTTCGTTAATAGTGGAGGATCTTTATAAACTTCAACTCGCCCTTCCTGAAGCCGTTTCAGAAGATGATACCAGTgccaaatttataaaaaaatcatcaactttaaatatcaaaataccCACTAAATTACAAGAAATTAAGCAGTGA